The Rhinolophus ferrumequinum isolate MPI-CBG mRhiFer1 chromosome 21, mRhiFer1_v1.p, whole genome shotgun sequence region AAGCAATTCATCACTTGGTTGGTTCACTGCCCCCATCCCCAAACACCCTTTTTATCCCTAGCAAAGCTAAGATTGTAAATTCTCCAAGAGCAGAGACTGTGTGCCTAAATCGGCTTTATTCACGAACATCCTGGCACTCTAAGAATGGATAATTGGGAATGAAAACGAAATTTACAAGTGGGGCTGAATGCAAGTGGACGGAGGCCTACTTCCACCTCTAACATGCTATGCAATTTCTTTGGGACTAAGTTTCCCTATCTGTGCTACTCAATTGTGTGGCCAAAATGAAAACAGGTGGGACAGCACAGTTAAAGGTTTAGGCTGGCCTGAGGGGGATTCCTCAAGTCTGCCGCTTCCCAGCTTTGTGATATTGGACAAGTTATTTTgcttccctaagcctcagttccctcacttGCAAAACAGGTCTAATCACTGTACTAATAATTCACAGGGTTGTCAAGATAACAACATTAAAACACTTGGTACAGAGCTTGGTGCAAATTAGGCTCctcaaaaatattacatattattatactaaatttgaagggaaaaagcaccaattattattacttaaataaatcCACGCTCCGCCTGGGAGATAAAGAGAACCCCCTTATGTTCTTCCGGTCATGGCAGTGCTACTTCTCAGCCCTGAGGAGTCCCTAATCACCAGTGGCTGACCCAATACCACTTTCCTTGTCCCACCTTTCTACCAAGACCCTCCCCGAGGGCAAAGGACAGAGGCGCAGGCATATGGGTTTAGAGAAACGTTGTATTTAATGGTAAAGCTTAGCACACTCCAGCACTGGGCATGGCCTGGAGTCGAAGCAGCAGGGATGGGTAGGTGACCCCCACAGAGCCTCACATGGCGAAGAGGATGAGGAAGGCGACCATCAAACAGAAGAGCCCCATGGCCTCAGACAGGGCAAAACCCAGAATGGCGTAGGAGAAGAGCTGCTGCTTGAGAGATGGGTTCCTGTCAGAGAGAGATCCATGAAAAGGAAAAGGTGAGGGCATGGGTGGCAGTGGAAGACACAGATGGGTTAGGTGAATGGGGAGTGCTGAAACTGGGAGAAGGCCTAGCCTGCATGTATCCTGGGGATTTGGACAGGCAAGCAGAGTACCAACATGGTAAGTTTAAGTGAGCCAGGTTAGAAGGATATTTAAATTCCAATTCAGAGAAACCACAGAGGTTTCTTCTCCTGGAAAAAACAGGAGGTAGATGAAATCAACTGGAAGATAGAGGGATTGCCTCCTGCTGAGGTTTCCCCCAAATAAGGTGGAATTTACTGTGGGAGATGCTCTAGGCCACCCCCTAACTTACCTGGCATAGCCAATGATCAAGCTGCCAAACACTGTTCCAATGCCAGCACCTGAACCAGCCACACCCACTGTGGCAGCCCCAGCACCAATAAACTTGGCTGCTGTGTCAATGTCCCGGGAGACAACACTGGTCTGGAACTCCCGTCTGGCCACCTGGAGTGGGGAGCTGCTGTAGGAAGGCTAgaaggacagggagagagaggaaatagggaaggagagagagaaagg contains the following coding sequences:
- the ATP5MC1 gene encoding ATP synthase F(0) complex subunit C1, mitochondrial, which encodes MQTTGALLIPPALIRCCTRGLIRPLSASFLSRPEIPSEQPSYSSSPLQVARREFQTSVVSRDIDTAAKFIGAGAATVGVAGSGAGIGTVFGSLIIGYARNPSLKQQLFSYAILGFALSEAMGLFCLMVAFLILFAM